In Paenibacillus larvae subsp. larvae, the following proteins share a genomic window:
- a CDS encoding sugar kinase, with amino-acid sequence MAKVVTLGEIMLRLATVAGTRIDCSHQFQAMYGGGEANVAISLANFGHQAAFASKVPNNALGRAVKKHLNSYGVSTEYLLFGGDRLGTYYMEAGVGERAASVIYDRSHSSFAVMEELEWNFVEMLKDVDLLHLSGITPALSKRWESLLLEIIENAKKVKVKISFDINYRGKLWSQSEAGSFLEKVLPQVDYCSAGKMDAIYLLGIEPYQGNEEELIYYYQKIQELYPNIQVLYSTKRTVYSASSNDLVGTLWLDQKYYESSLHKMDPIVDRVGGGDAFSAGVLHGILSGYSAQQIVDFATTASALKHTVQGDCNPFTISDIEAFTASGSGKIIR; translated from the coding sequence ATGGCGAAGGTTGTCACGCTTGGAGAAATTATGTTACGACTTGCTACGGTAGCGGGAACTCGTATTGATTGTTCTCATCAATTTCAAGCGATGTATGGGGGCGGAGAAGCAAATGTTGCGATTTCTTTAGCTAATTTTGGACATCAAGCAGCTTTTGCAAGTAAAGTTCCGAACAATGCTTTGGGAAGAGCAGTAAAGAAACATTTAAATAGTTATGGTGTATCTACAGAGTATTTGCTATTCGGTGGAGACCGTCTAGGAACTTATTATATGGAAGCGGGTGTCGGTGAACGGGCAGCCAGCGTTATTTATGATCGTTCGCACTCTAGTTTCGCTGTAATGGAAGAATTAGAATGGAACTTTGTAGAAATGCTTAAAGATGTGGACCTCCTTCATCTTTCCGGGATTACGCCAGCTCTTTCTAAAAGATGGGAGTCATTACTTTTAGAAATAATTGAAAACGCTAAAAAGGTAAAGGTTAAAATCAGCTTTGATATTAACTATCGCGGGAAATTATGGAGTCAGTCAGAAGCTGGGTCTTTCTTAGAGAAAGTATTGCCGCAAGTTGATTATTGTTCTGCTGGAAAAATGGATGCGATTTATTTACTGGGAATTGAACCGTATCAAGGGAATGAAGAGGAACTGATTTATTACTATCAAAAAATACAAGAGTTATATCCTAATATTCAAGTCTTGTATTCCACTAAACGGACAGTTTACTCTGCCAGCTCAAATGATCTGGTTGGAACATTATGGCTGGATCAAAAGTATTATGAATCATCTCTTCATAAAATGGATCCGATTGTTGACCGTGTTGGAGGTGGTGATGCTTTTTCCGCTGGTGTTCTTCATGGGATTCTTAGCGGATATTCCGCTCAACAAATAGTCGATTTTGCGACAACGGCTTCAGCATTGAAGCATACTGTGCAGGGGGATTGTAATCCATTTACAATTTCGGACATTGAAGCGTTTACCGCTTCAGGTTCTGGAAAAATAATTAGATAA
- a CDS encoding BglG family transcription antiterminator codes for MELKERYSKLLHLLQSSSGKYMRGGEISQKLHVTERTVRNDIKDLNENFLVHAEIVSNKRYGYKLVGQLDTNVGKNYPEYEDRAFFIVRKLIETEEWITYEQVAAELHFSHQTIRSDVQKIAHLIARRNIDLKLETVIFHGIRLTGSEWSKRMLWHEMARLQCTSSEEGKFLIHKYFDSNDSMPGLYEDVQHLIRKENALATPEQVTSTVAHLFILCKRDGEKCKLELVIPLESKEYVLAKKLLEKTGEVANHIFSDDAVLYLSAQLIGFKWFFEPEKWRQTEASFYLPIIQQSLRNSGAQFHYPLAEDEELVQALSAHLMKTAIALQRQIPIRNPLLDQIKSDYIQAYQMAVLVADEWKKS; via the coding sequence ATGGAATTGAAAGAGCGTTACTCCAAATTGCTACATTTGTTGCAATCATCGTCTGGTAAATATATGAGGGGAGGGGAAATCAGTCAGAAGCTTCATGTCACCGAACGTACTGTACGGAATGATATCAAGGATTTAAATGAGAATTTTTTAGTTCATGCAGAGATTGTATCGAACAAGCGGTATGGGTATAAACTTGTTGGTCAGTTGGATACGAATGTGGGCAAGAACTATCCGGAATATGAGGATCGGGCATTTTTTATTGTTCGCAAGTTGATAGAGACAGAGGAATGGATAACATATGAACAAGTCGCTGCAGAACTACATTTTTCCCATCAAACGATTCGGTCAGATGTACAAAAAATAGCTCACCTGATTGCCCGTCGGAATATAGATTTGAAGCTTGAGACGGTCATTTTCCATGGAATCCGTTTAACGGGGAGTGAATGGTCAAAGCGAATGTTATGGCATGAGATGGCGCGATTGCAGTGCACGTCGAGTGAAGAAGGGAAGTTTTTAATTCATAAGTACTTTGATTCAAATGATTCTATGCCAGGTTTATATGAAGATGTTCAACACCTTATTCGAAAAGAGAATGCTCTGGCTACGCCAGAGCAAGTCACATCGACAGTTGCGCATCTTTTTATTTTATGTAAAAGAGATGGAGAAAAATGCAAATTAGAATTAGTGATTCCTTTGGAATCAAAAGAATATGTACTGGCGAAGAAGTTGTTAGAGAAAACGGGAGAAGTTGCGAACCACATCTTTTCTGATGATGCAGTCCTTTATCTGTCGGCTCAGTTGATCGGATTTAAGTGGTTTTTTGAACCAGAAAAATGGAGGCAGACTGAAGCATCTTTTTATCTGCCAATAATTCAGCAGTCATTAAGAAATAGCGGGGCCCAGTTTCACTATCCTTTGGCGGAAGACGAGGAACTGGTTCAGGCATTATCAGCACATTTAATGAAGACAGCGATCGCACTTCAGCGGCAAATCCCGATTAGGAATCCGCTTCTTGATCAGATTAAATCGGATTATATTCAAGCCTATCAAATGGCCGTACTAGTAGCAGATGAATGGAAAAAAAGTTGA
- a CDS encoding PTS fructose transporter subunit IIC, whose product MKLGVGIKKHLLTGISFMIPIIVASGLCIALGQIFGGTGVSEQEGTIPHLINQIGGWGMGLVVPAFTAAIAYSIADKPGIAPGLIIGLISVEIKAGFIGGILGGFLVGYFVLFLKRKIKLPKSMIGLMPIMILPLFATLLCGLVMLLFIGKPIVYLQDALIDLLNSMKGNSKLLMGAILGAMSSFDFGGPVNKTASLFADGLLVEKVYGPEAVKFIGSMVPPFGIAISFLLTRNKYTKTEKESLKAAVPMGICMITEGVIPTARDLIRFVAACSVGSAVGGGLSMMWNVGSTVPHGGLFVVPLMINPLFFCLALLIGSLVTGIILSVWKPIVKEEENNLGELETEGELDLSTIDFGVKAKHQR is encoded by the coding sequence ATGAAACTGGGAGTTGGTATTAAAAAACACTTGTTAACTGGTATTTCATTCATGATCCCTATTATTGTAGCGTCTGGGCTTTGTATTGCACTTGGACAGATTTTTGGAGGTACAGGTGTCTCAGAACAAGAAGGAACGATTCCCCATTTGATTAACCAGATAGGCGGATGGGGAATGGGATTGGTTGTTCCTGCCTTTACGGCCGCTATTGCCTACTCGATTGCTGATAAACCTGGGATAGCTCCTGGTTTGATCATTGGGTTGATCTCTGTTGAAATCAAAGCAGGATTTATTGGAGGCATCCTTGGAGGATTTTTAGTTGGGTATTTTGTTTTATTCCTTAAAAGAAAAATTAAACTTCCAAAAAGTATGATAGGGCTAATGCCGATTATGATTCTGCCGCTATTCGCCACACTCTTATGCGGATTAGTGATGCTTTTATTCATCGGAAAACCTATCGTTTACTTACAGGACGCACTTATTGACCTATTGAACTCTATGAAAGGTAACTCCAAGTTACTCATGGGTGCCATTTTAGGTGCCATGTCGAGTTTCGATTTTGGGGGACCTGTTAATAAGACGGCTTCACTCTTTGCTGATGGTCTTCTCGTTGAAAAGGTATATGGACCTGAAGCTGTGAAGTTCATTGGTTCCATGGTACCACCATTTGGTATTGCGATTTCATTTTTACTAACTCGTAATAAATATACGAAGACCGAAAAAGAATCCTTAAAAGCTGCTGTTCCCATGGGAATCTGTATGATCACAGAAGGTGTCATTCCGACAGCCCGTGACCTGATACGATTCGTCGCTGCCTGCTCCGTAGGCTCTGCTGTCGGTGGTGGATTATCGATGATGTGGAACGTGGGTAGCACAGTACCCCATGGAGGTCTTTTCGTTGTTCCATTAATGATCAATCCTCTCTTCTTCTGTCTCGCATTACTTATCGGAAGTCTCGTAACAGGTATTATCTTATCCGTCTGGAAACCGATCGTAAAAGAAGAAGAAAATAACCTTGGAGAACTAGAGACAGAAGGTGAGTTGGATCTTTCCACCATCGACTTTGGTGTTAAGGCTAAACATCAAAGATAG
- a CDS encoding PTS sugar transporter subunit IIA: MDLREFIDTDLINLELGTKTKEDTIDALASLMVEKGYVHEKEDYVHEVLEREKRGLTGIGQSIAIPHGKSASVTRTCIAIGRTANDLEWEAPDQRPVRIVLLFAVEEKHQNTTHLRLLAAIASALADEELCRGLLTATTKEKVISLFQDKQFEK; encoded by the coding sequence ATGGACTTACGTGAATTCATTGATACTGATTTAATTAATTTAGAACTAGGAACGAAGACAAAAGAAGACACGATTGATGCCTTAGCAAGCCTTATGGTGGAGAAAGGGTACGTTCATGAAAAAGAAGATTATGTTCATGAAGTACTTGAAAGGGAGAAAAGAGGATTGACTGGCATTGGCCAGTCAATCGCAATCCCACATGGAAAATCAGCCAGTGTTACGAGAACGTGTATTGCAATCGGACGCACTGCAAATGATCTTGAGTGGGAAGCACCAGACCAGCGGCCTGTTCGTATTGTCTTGCTTTTTGCAGTTGAGGAAAAGCATCAAAATACAACACATTTACGGTTGTTGGCGGCTATCGCAAGTGCATTAGCTGATGAAGAATTGTGTCGTGGACTATTAACCGCGACCACAAAGGAGAAAGTTATCTCTTTGTTTCAAGATAAACAATTTGAAAAATGA
- the uxaC gene encoding glucuronate isomerase → MFLGDNFLLNNPVSTKLYHDYAEPMPIIDYHCHLDPKEIYDNIKFENITQAWLYGDHYKWRLMRANGVLEKLITGDGEDYEKFLAWAETIEGCIGNPLYVWTHLELRRIFGIDEVLNKKSAPQIWEKANRIIQQDNMSTREIIKKFKVKVICTTDDPASNLEYHKKIAAEEDNFKVFPTFRPDKALNISLPTFKTNIVELGNMSDIDIQQYDDLLTALKQRINYFHENGCRLSDHGFGNMNYVNAKKEEINKIFQKAMSGEPITKMEVDSYQSQLLVDLMKMYSDKKWTAQLHIQASRNNNTNLFKAYGADVGADAITDGPAESAISGIFDRLTIENKLPKVILYSLNPKDYISLVALMGCFQEEEPGKIQFGSAWWFNDTYSGMRHQMITLAEGGIFANFVGMLTDSRSFLSYPRHEYFRRILCELIAEWVNQGQFPEDYELLGNIVRRISYENASTYFGFDA, encoded by the coding sequence ATGTTTTTAGGCGATAATTTTTTACTTAACAATCCAGTATCAACAAAATTGTATCACGATTATGCTGAACCAATGCCTATTATAGATTATCATTGCCATTTAGATCCCAAAGAAATTTATGATAATATAAAATTTGAAAATATTACTCAAGCATGGCTATACGGAGATCATTATAAATGGCGCTTAATGAGGGCAAATGGTGTACTTGAAAAGCTAATCACTGGAGACGGTGAAGATTATGAAAAATTTTTAGCCTGGGCGGAGACGATTGAAGGATGTATAGGGAATCCGCTTTATGTATGGACGCACCTGGAGTTAAGAAGAATCTTTGGAATAGATGAAGTACTTAACAAAAAATCAGCTCCCCAAATTTGGGAAAAAGCGAATCGAATCATTCAACAAGATAATATGTCAACAAGGGAAATCATCAAAAAATTTAAAGTTAAGGTAATCTGTACAACTGATGATCCGGCAAGTAATTTGGAATACCATAAAAAAATAGCTGCTGAAGAAGATAATTTTAAAGTATTTCCGACTTTTCGACCAGATAAAGCTTTAAACATATCCTTGCCTACATTCAAAACAAATATAGTAGAACTTGGGAATATGTCAGATATAGATATTCAACAGTATGATGATTTATTGACGGCCTTGAAGCAACGTATTAACTATTTCCATGAAAATGGGTGCCGGCTGTCAGATCATGGTTTTGGAAATATGAACTATGTTAACGCAAAGAAGGAAGAAATAAATAAAATTTTCCAGAAAGCTATGTCTGGTGAACCAATAACCAAAATGGAGGTTGATAGTTATCAATCTCAATTATTAGTGGATTTGATGAAAATGTATTCTGACAAAAAATGGACAGCCCAATTACACATACAAGCTTCCAGAAATAATAATACTAACCTTTTTAAAGCGTACGGTGCAGACGTTGGAGCAGATGCCATAACTGATGGTCCTGCAGAATCGGCGATTTCTGGAATATTTGATCGGTTAACTATAGAAAACAAACTACCAAAAGTAATTCTATACTCTTTAAACCCGAAAGATTACATTTCTTTAGTCGCGTTGATGGGCTGTTTTCAAGAAGAGGAACCTGGGAAAATTCAATTTGGTTCAGCTTGGTGGTTTAACGATACCTATTCAGGTATGCGCCATCAAATGATTACCTTAGCTGAAGGAGGCATTTTTGCTAACTTTGTCGGTATGCTAACAGACTCGCGTAGCTTTTTATCTTATCCCCGTCATGAATATTTCCGCAGAATCCTATGTGAATTGATCGCTGAATGGGTAAATCAAGGACAATTTCCAGAGGATTATGAATTACTTGGAAATATTGTCCGAAGGATTTCTTACGAAAATGCATCGACATACTTTGGTTTTGATGCTTAA
- a CDS encoding PTS fructose transporter subunit IIABC, producing the protein MSILQLLTNNTILIDIQAKDQMSLLDEMIQTLDQEGYLTNQSAFKEAILKREEQVSTNIGDGVAIPHARTNSVRKPFILFARSSEGIWYGQEKCHLFFMIGVRENSSSEHIQILSSLATLLMDESFRAQLLLAQSKDGVLSSIEQKETAGYEYQEKDHASLANQKMKKVVAVTSCPTGIAHTYMAAESLKQAAQEMGVQLKVQTNGASGVGNQLSKEEISAADGVIVAADTHVDLTPFEGKNLVQTSVKDGIQQPKKLITAALAERTVPFQAKQSDKPKDTSEGNRPKFYQHVMNGVSYMIPFVVAGGILIAISFFFGINASNPDSPEYNVFAAFLGTVGGEAAFALMIPIFAGYISYSIANRPGLAPGAIGGMLAAIGGSGFLGGLVAGFLAGYIVLLLKKWLVHLPVSLQSLNPVLFYPVLGAFFTGFTMQFVVNVPLSNLNLFLVDWLGSLQGTNAVILGGLLAGMMAFDMGGPINKTASAFGLAMFSSGVYEPSAALMVGGMVPPLGIALATTFFKNKFTKEERDAGKATYIMGACFITEGVIPFAASDPLRVIPANVVGSIIGGSLCMYMDISLRAPHGGIFVIPIAANRPVLYIGCILLGSILTCIMIGLMKKSLVTQSVK; encoded by the coding sequence ATGTCGATTCTACAGCTATTGACGAATAATACTATTTTAATAGACATTCAAGCGAAAGACCAGATGTCCTTGTTAGACGAAATGATTCAAACGCTGGATCAGGAAGGATATTTAACCAATCAGAGTGCTTTTAAAGAAGCGATCCTGAAGCGGGAGGAACAAGTATCCACTAACATTGGAGACGGTGTTGCGATCCCTCATGCCCGTACTAACTCCGTGAGAAAACCATTTATTTTGTTCGCACGATCAAGTGAGGGGATCTGGTACGGCCAGGAAAAGTGTCATTTATTTTTTATGATCGGTGTAAGAGAGAATTCTTCTTCTGAACATATACAAATACTTTCGTCACTCGCGACATTATTAATGGATGAGTCATTCCGCGCACAATTACTATTAGCCCAATCAAAAGATGGCGTTCTTTCATCAATTGAACAGAAAGAGACGGCTGGCTATGAGTATCAAGAGAAAGATCACGCCTCTTTAGCAAATCAAAAGATGAAGAAAGTTGTTGCTGTGACATCTTGTCCAACAGGTATTGCCCATACGTATATGGCGGCAGAATCATTAAAGCAAGCGGCACAAGAAATGGGCGTTCAGCTAAAGGTACAAACGAATGGGGCATCTGGTGTCGGTAATCAGTTATCGAAAGAAGAAATATCAGCGGCAGACGGTGTGATTGTGGCGGCAGATACTCATGTGGATTTGACTCCATTTGAGGGGAAAAATCTTGTTCAAACCTCCGTTAAAGACGGAATTCAACAGCCGAAAAAATTGATTACCGCAGCGCTTGCCGAAAGAACTGTTCCTTTTCAAGCTAAACAGTCTGATAAGCCGAAAGATACCAGCGAAGGAAATCGTCCCAAGTTTTATCAGCACGTAATGAATGGCGTTTCGTATATGATTCCTTTTGTTGTAGCAGGAGGAATATTAATCGCCATATCATTCTTTTTCGGCATCAACGCCAGCAACCCGGATAGCCCAGAATACAATGTCTTCGCTGCGTTTCTGGGCACAGTTGGCGGGGAAGCAGCTTTTGCCCTTATGATTCCTATCTTTGCAGGGTATATTTCGTATAGTATCGCTAATCGTCCTGGACTGGCTCCCGGTGCAATCGGTGGGATGCTTGCTGCCATTGGCGGCTCTGGCTTCTTAGGCGGACTCGTTGCAGGTTTTTTAGCTGGGTATATCGTTCTATTACTGAAAAAATGGCTAGTACACCTTCCGGTATCTCTTCAAAGTTTAAATCCTGTGCTTTTTTATCCTGTACTTGGTGCGTTTTTTACTGGATTTACCATGCAATTTGTTGTGAATGTTCCTTTATCCAACTTGAACTTATTCTTAGTGGATTGGTTAGGAAGTTTACAAGGAACGAATGCCGTTATTCTGGGTGGTTTACTCGCTGGTATGATGGCGTTTGATATGGGCGGGCCAATTAATAAAACAGCTTCGGCATTTGGACTGGCGATGTTCAGTAGCGGAGTATACGAACCATCTGCAGCTTTAATGGTAGGCGGCATGGTTCCGCCGCTTGGTATTGCACTTGCTACTACATTTTTTAAAAACAAATTCACTAAGGAGGAGCGTGATGCAGGCAAAGCGACCTACATTATGGGCGCGTGCTTTATTACAGAAGGAGTGATTCCATTTGCAGCTTCTGACCCGCTCCGGGTGATCCCGGCGAACGTTGTTGGTTCGATAATAGGTGGTAGTTTATGCATGTATATGGATATTTCACTACGTGCACCGCACGGTGGAATCTTTGTTATTCCTATTGCGGCAAACAGACCCGTTCTTTATATCGGATGTATTTTACTCGGAAGTATTCTTACATGTATCATGATCGGCCTTATGAAAAAGAGTTTGGTAACCCAATCTGTCAAGTAA
- a CDS encoding ketose-bisphosphate aldolase, whose translation MLTTMKELLKVAYEYKFAVGSYNVANSEFVRAIIETAEEKQAPAILQIHPNELNLISDEFIAYCREAAHRAKVPVGIHLDHGGTLEDIIRAVRNGYTSVMMDASHLPYEENIELTKKAVEIAHAVGVSVEAELGTIGNNGDSSEGGANTILYTDPEQAVDFVKRTNVDTLAVAIGTSHGIYPKDRAPKIQIDRLKKINELIGIPLVLHGGSDNPDEDIRAAIENGVAKINLSSDMKRAFFLQLRKTLSDQPNAFEPDVIYPDANKAAKEVLAFKMDLFKSTGKAPLYQLAAF comes from the coding sequence ATGTTAACTACAATGAAGGAACTATTAAAAGTTGCGTATGAATATAAATTTGCAGTGGGATCTTATAACGTCGCGAATAGTGAATTCGTCCGAGCGATTATTGAAACGGCAGAAGAAAAACAAGCACCGGCGATCTTACAAATTCACCCCAATGAATTAAATTTAATCAGTGATGAATTCATTGCGTATTGTCGGGAAGCAGCTCACCGTGCAAAGGTCCCAGTTGGCATTCATTTGGATCATGGAGGTACGTTAGAAGATATCATCCGAGCGGTAAGAAACGGTTATACGTCCGTGATGATGGATGCATCTCATCTTCCTTATGAGGAGAATATAGAGCTGACGAAGAAGGCGGTAGAGATTGCACATGCAGTAGGTGTCTCTGTGGAAGCAGAGCTAGGTACGATCGGAAACAATGGAGACAGTTCAGAAGGTGGGGCAAATACTATTTTGTATACAGATCCAGAACAGGCTGTCGATTTTGTGAAGCGAACGAACGTTGACACACTAGCCGTGGCAATCGGAACCTCTCACGGAATTTATCCAAAAGACCGGGCGCCAAAAATTCAAATTGATCGGTTGAAAAAAATCAATGAATTGATTGGTATCCCTCTTGTGTTACACGGTGGATCAGATAATCCGGATGAAGATATTCGAGCGGCAATAGAAAACGGAGTAGCAAAGATTAATCTTTCAAGTGATATGAAGCGGGCGTTTTTTCTTCAATTGAGAAAAACACTATCAGATCAACCCAATGCGTTTGAGCCGGATGTCATTTACCCGGATGCGAATAAAGCAGCTAAAGAAGTATTGGCTTTCAAAATGGACTTGTTTAAATCAACTGGAAAAGCACCACTCTATCAGCTCGCTGCTTTTTAA
- a CDS encoding bifunctional 4-hydroxy-2-oxoglutarate aldolase/2-dehydro-3-deoxy-phosphogluconate aldolase — MRRVEILNRLKAAGVVAVVRGSSKEEANKASHAIVTGGMKGIELTFTVPQADEVIRELIAEYSNQPEIVVGAGTVLDATTARLAIMAGAEYIVSPSFDQETAEICNLYQIPYLPGCMTITEMQRALKSGVDIIKLFPGSAYGPSIVSAFKVPMPQLNIMPTGGVSLGNMEDWFKAGVVAVGVGGNLLAPAKTGDFAKVTEVAKQYMEKFRQIRGAN, encoded by the coding sequence ATGAGAAGAGTAGAGATTCTAAATCGGCTAAAAGCTGCAGGGGTAGTTGCAGTGGTTCGCGGATCATCAAAGGAAGAAGCCAATAAAGCCAGTCATGCAATCGTTACGGGTGGTATGAAAGGAATAGAACTAACCTTTACAGTTCCTCAAGCCGACGAAGTCATCCGTGAGTTGATTGCTGAATATAGCAATCAACCGGAAATCGTGGTGGGAGCGGGTACAGTTTTAGATGCTACTACAGCTCGCCTGGCTATTATGGCTGGGGCGGAATATATTGTCAGTCCAAGTTTTGATCAGGAAACTGCCGAAATCTGTAATTTGTACCAGATTCCATATTTACCGGGTTGTATGACTATTACTGAGATGCAGCGTGCTTTAAAGAGTGGGGTAGATATTATCAAATTGTTCCCTGGAAGTGCCTATGGCCCGAGTATTGTTTCGGCATTTAAAGTACCAATGCCCCAATTGAATATTATGCCAACGGGCGGAGTCAGCCTCGGCAATATGGAAGATTGGTTTAAAGCTGGTGTTGTTGCCGTCGGGGTTGGAGGTAATTTGTTAGCTCCAGCTAAAACAGGCGACTTTGCGAAAGTGACAGAAGTTGCGAAACAATATATGGAAAAATTCCGTCAAATTCGAGGAGCTAACTAA
- a CDS encoding PTS sugar transporter subunit IIA, whose product MEKKLKWWIPEQETGYIALHLAHAMERLKSKKMKVAILNTGNSVTANLIKYRVLRRIPEIDIQGIYTTDTIEYCPENVQLILSTFPYESKRRKVIVIHDLLTREDLEIINRSVNIGIMKNALHPDWFFRGNEKTKEQFLNAMLKAIGKEHYLSSLLEREALSSTEVGHKSAIPHPLVKMKEKKFSIHIGINEKPILWGNKYVQLVFLFFPTDTDREYYERLFREVYQLVTSEARVEQLIWAKTFDEFIQQLY is encoded by the coding sequence ATGGAAAAAAAGTTGAAATGGTGGATCCCTGAACAGGAGACTGGCTACATTGCTCTTCATCTAGCCCATGCAATGGAACGGTTAAAGAGCAAAAAGATGAAAGTGGCGATTTTAAACACTGGTAACAGCGTGACAGCGAATTTGATTAAATATCGCGTGCTTCGGAGGATTCCTGAAATTGATATTCAAGGAATATATACAACTGATACGATCGAATATTGTCCAGAGAATGTACAATTAATACTTTCCACATTTCCTTATGAATCAAAGAGGCGGAAAGTTATAGTTATTCACGATTTACTAACAAGAGAAGATTTAGAAATTATCAATCGTTCGGTGAATATCGGCATAATGAAAAATGCACTGCACCCGGATTGGTTTTTTAGGGGAAATGAAAAAACAAAAGAGCAGTTTTTAAATGCCATGTTGAAAGCCATTGGAAAGGAACATTACCTTTCAAGCCTGTTAGAAAGGGAGGCGCTATCGTCTACTGAAGTTGGTCACAAGTCGGCCATTCCTCATCCCTTAGTAAAAATGAAGGAAAAGAAATTCAGTATTCATATCGGGATCAATGAAAAACCGATTTTATGGGGCAATAAATACGTGCAGCTCGTATTTTTATTTTTTCCTACAGATACAGACCGTGAGTATTATGAACGGTTGTTCCGTGAGGTTTATCAGTTAGTTACATCGGAAGCAAGAGTAGAACAACTTATTTGGGCTAAAACGTTTGATGAATTTATTCAACAATTATATTAA
- a CDS encoding PTS fructose transporter subunit IIB, whose protein sequence is MKIVGVAACTAGIAHTYLAKEKLIKGAGDLGHSIKIETQGTIGIEDELTAKEIAEADVVIIAADINVGGKERFEDKWVVSVPTHVVIKSPKALISKIEKEFKKY, encoded by the coding sequence ATGAAGATTGTTGGAGTAGCTGCTTGTACTGCTGGAATTGCACATACGTATTTAGCGAAAGAAAAACTGATCAAAGGGGCGGGGGATCTGGGGCATAGTATCAAAATCGAAACACAAGGGACAATTGGAATAGAAGACGAACTAACAGCGAAAGAAATCGCAGAAGCAGATGTCGTCATTATCGCCGCAGATATCAATGTAGGAGGAAAGGAGCGCTTTGAAGATAAATGGGTTGTATCCGTTCCAACCCATGTTGTCATTAAATCTCCAAAAGCCTTAATCAGTAAAATCGAAAAGGAATTTAAAAAATATTAA